In Paenibacillus sp. 1781tsa1, one DNA window encodes the following:
- a CDS encoding ribonucleotide-diphosphate reductase subunit beta — protein sequence MQVQKIFNTEAPNQSTRIIEGECSGILNWNDIRMPHMYKLYKVLLLNHWIADEIPMSKDASQFAQLDEEEQRTFKINISLLAVLDSMQTMFVGDVKRYFTDSSLEAISAIIGQQEVVHNQSYSYVLSSIVSDREQKEIFEYWKHDPVLLDRNRFIADIYQNFRDEPSPQTFFQAMVADLVLEGIFFYSTFAFFYNLARDQKMMATSQMISYIQRDENQHCYFFAEVYKQLLVDFPELNTPENMEYVYTTINRAVELETNWAHYTLSNVRGIDLNELEDYIKYIANKRLRLMGMEKAYEGVDVNCMPWIKPFSDEALNATKTDFFEAKSRNYGKVGDDNGFDDL from the coding sequence ATGCAAGTACAGAAAATTTTCAACACCGAAGCCCCTAACCAATCCACCCGTATTATTGAAGGTGAATGCTCCGGTATCCTGAACTGGAACGACATTCGCATGCCTCATATGTACAAATTGTACAAAGTACTGCTGCTCAACCACTGGATCGCAGACGAAATTCCAATGTCCAAAGATGCTTCCCAATTTGCTCAACTGGATGAGGAAGAACAACGTACATTCAAAATCAACATCTCCCTGCTCGCGGTACTTGATTCCATGCAGACGATGTTTGTGGGTGACGTAAAACGTTACTTTACCGATTCTTCCCTCGAAGCGATCTCGGCCATTATTGGACAGCAGGAAGTTGTTCATAACCAATCGTATTCCTACGTCCTCTCTTCCATCGTATCTGATCGGGAGCAAAAGGAAATTTTTGAATACTGGAAACATGATCCGGTGCTGCTCGACCGCAACCGTTTCATTGCTGATATCTATCAGAACTTCCGGGACGAGCCGTCTCCACAGACGTTCTTCCAAGCTATGGTAGCCGATCTGGTACTCGAAGGAATCTTCTTCTATAGTACGTTTGCCTTCTTCTACAACCTGGCCCGTGACCAGAAAATGATGGCAACCAGCCAGATGATTTCTTATATCCAACGGGATGAAAACCAACACTGTTACTTCTTTGCTGAAGTGTACAAACAGTTGCTGGTAGACTTCCCTGAACTGAACACACCTGAGAACATGGAGTATGTATACACAACCATTAATCGTGCGGTTGAGCTCGAAACCAACTGGGCACATTATACGCTCAGCAACGTACGCGGCATTGACCTGAACGAGTTGGAAGATTACATCAAGTACATCGCTAACAAACGTCTGCGTCTGATGGGTATGGAAAAAGCATATGAAGGTGTGGATGTAAACTGCATGCCTTGGATTAAACCATTCTCCGATGAAGCACTGAATGCAACCAAAACCGACTTCTTCGAAGCCAAATCCCGTAACTACGGTAAAGTCGGCGACGATAACGGATTTGACGATTTGTAA